The Sediminispirochaeta smaragdinae DSM 11293 genome has a segment encoding these proteins:
- the hepT gene encoding type VII toxin-antitoxin system HepT family RNase toxin: MPIEPDDVVLNKAAIIERSLRRVREEYAADPELRNFTHIDAMTLNIERACQAAIDLALHVVSVRHLGMPQSSGDAFKLLNRAGLLSVKISAAMSSMTGFRNIAVHEYQDLSLEVLHSIAEAGWLDLVAFCREMGVEIRI; this comes from the coding sequence ATGCCTATCGAGCCGGATGATGTTGTTTTGAACAAGGCGGCAATCATTGAGCGTTCTCTTCGTCGGGTCAGAGAAGAATATGCGGCCGATCCCGAGCTAAGAAATTTTACCCACATCGATGCCATGACGCTCAACATCGAGCGCGCATGTCAGGCCGCCATTGACCTTGCCCTCCATGTCGTTTCTGTTCGGCACCTTGGAATGCCCCAAAGCAGTGGAGATGCCTTTAAGCTTTTGAATCGTGCGGGCTTACTCTCGGTGAAGATTTCGGCTGCCATGTCGTCAATGACCGGCTTTCGAAATATTGCGGTCCATGAATATCAGGACCTGAGCCTGGAAGTATTGCATAGCATTGCCGAAGCGGGGTGGTTGGATCTGGTTGCCTTTTGCAGGGAAATGGGAGTAGAGATCAGGATCTAA
- the hpt gene encoding hypoxanthine phosphoribosyltransferase yields the protein MEKEDSSVFINDEGARYRLEEMISNEKVHGIVRGLADDISNRYREAGSVHLVGLLKGSFVFMADLIRAISIPVTVDFMAVTSYLGTESTGEVKILKELNEPIHGLNVVIVEDIIDTGLTLSKTLALLETRAPADLKVCTLLDKIDRRKTPIDIEFNGIVIPDEFIVGYGIDYQQRHRELDRIDRVKFL from the coding sequence ATGGAGAAAGAAGACTCTTCGGTTTTTATTAACGACGAGGGGGCCCGCTACCGTCTTGAAGAGATGATCAGCAACGAAAAAGTGCATGGCATTGTCCGGGGCTTGGCAGATGATATCAGCAATCGCTACCGGGAAGCCGGGTCGGTTCATCTCGTGGGATTGTTAAAGGGCTCTTTTGTCTTTATGGCCGACCTGATCAGGGCCATATCCATCCCCGTCACCGTTGATTTTATGGCGGTGACCAGTTATCTCGGTACCGAAAGCACCGGCGAGGTCAAAATCCTCAAGGAACTTAACGAGCCGATCCACGGTTTGAACGTAGTGATTGTTGAAGATATCATCGACACAGGTCTCACCCTGTCGAAAACACTCGCGTTACTCGAAACCAGGGCCCCTGCGGATCTGAAGGTTTGTACACTCCTCGACAAGATCGACAGGCGGAAGACTCCCATCGACATCGAGTTCAATGGCATTGTCATTCCTGATGAATTCATTGTCGGCTACGGAATCGATTATCAGCAGCGCCATCGGGAACTTGACCGCATCGACCGGGTGAAATTTCTCTGA
- a CDS encoding type II toxin-antitoxin system HicA family toxin, translated as MGQLAGFNYKKCTRKLKNLGFEFDRHARGSHEIWWNPKTRVRTTIPHHPGDIPEGTMSAILKQAQVDVDLFLDA; from the coding sequence ATGGGCCAGCTTGCAGGTTTTAATTATAAGAAGTGTACAAGAAAATTAAAAAATTTAGGTTTTGAATTTGATCGCCATGCGCGAGGAAGCCATGAAATATGGTGGAACCCAAAAACACGAGTAAGAACAACAATTCCGCATCATCCTGGAGATATCCCTGAAGGAACAATGAGCGCTATTTTAAAACAGGCTCAAGTTGATGTAGATCTGTTTCTGGATGCATAG
- the mntA gene encoding type VII toxin-antitoxin system MntA family adenylyltransferase antitoxin yields MNGALGHRISAAVERCFAEDDRLLAVYLLGSAVRDELRRESDIDLALMPKPGTSIPAIERFNVAGCLSAQLGRQVDLGELGSHNLVYAREAILTGERIYLRDAFAADLRAATLLGMYFRFNEEREEVLDAYRAG; encoded by the coding sequence ATGAATGGTGCACTAGGGCACAGGATCTCGGCGGCTGTGGAACGCTGCTTTGCAGAAGATGATCGTCTGCTTGCCGTTTATCTTCTGGGAAGCGCCGTCAGGGACGAACTCCGTCGGGAGAGTGATATCGACTTGGCTCTCATGCCAAAGCCCGGAACATCGATACCCGCCATTGAACGCTTTAACGTTGCAGGCTGTCTTTCCGCGCAGCTCGGCCGGCAGGTTGATCTCGGGGAACTTGGATCCCACAATCTTGTCTATGCACGGGAGGCCATCCTTACGGGGGAGAGGATCTACCTTCGGGATGCTTTTGCCGCCGATCTGCGGGCCGCAACCCTTTTGGGAATGTACTTTCGTTTTAACGAGGAGCGGGAGGAGGTATTAGATGCCTATCGAGCCGGATGA
- a CDS encoding winged helix-turn-helix transcriptional regulator gives MDKNQELQLLEAIYNNSPKVRQRDLAEIAGLSLGMTNAILKRLTEKGWITIRRLNSRNVRYAVTPEGMEEILRRSYGYFKRTIKHVVRYRTTLEQFTAELSREGYHRLILVGKSDLDFIVEHAAVKAGLMLEKRRDVPDPGATGDDVFLLYGEETRPDPLASVPGVDYLGRLLMRHPGTFGQRDVV, from the coding sequence ATGGACAAAAACCAGGAGCTGCAACTCCTCGAAGCCATCTATAACAACTCCCCTAAGGTTCGCCAGCGTGATCTTGCCGAGATTGCCGGACTGAGCCTCGGGATGACCAATGCCATCCTGAAGCGACTGACCGAAAAGGGCTGGATCACCATACGCCGACTGAACAGCCGCAATGTGCGCTATGCGGTGACCCCGGAGGGGATGGAAGAGATTCTCAGACGCAGCTACGGTTATTTCAAACGAACCATCAAGCATGTGGTTCGCTATCGAACGACACTCGAACAGTTTACCGCTGAACTCAGCCGCGAAGGGTACCACCGCCTCATCCTTGTCGGAAAAAGTGATCTCGATTTTATCGTCGAGCATGCCGCGGTTAAGGCCGGTCTCATGCTTGAGAAGCGTCGTGATGTCCCCGACCCCGGAGCAACCGGCGACGATGTCTTTCTCCTTTACGGAGAGGAAACGCGTCCGGATCCCCTGGCCTCTGTGCCGGGGGTGGACTATCTGGGGCGGCTTCTGATGAGGCATCCCGGAACTTTCGGGCAGAGGGACGTTGTATGA
- the gmd gene encoding GDP-mannose 4,6-dehydratase, whose translation MKKALITGITGQDGSYLAEFLLDKGYEVHGIKRRASSFNTDRVDHLYKDLHEHEVRFILHYGDLTDTGNLIRIVQEIQPDEIYNLGAMSHVKVSFESPEYTADADGIGTLRLLEAIRILGLEKKTRFYQASTSELYGLVQEVPQKETTPFYPRSPYAAAKLYSYWITVNYREAYGIYACNGILFNHESPRRGETFVTRKITRAAARISQGLQQKLYLGNLDAKRDWGYAGDYVELMWLMLQQEEPDDFVMATGVTTAVRDFVKMAFAEAGIKLRFEGSGVDEKGIDAASGNVIVEVDPRYFRPTEVELLIGDPGKAKEKLGWIPKVDLQELICMMVTKDLQDARQDVHLKEGGFTVKEYNE comes from the coding sequence ATGAAAAAGGCTTTGATTACCGGAATCACCGGTCAGGACGGATCCTACTTGGCGGAGTTTTTGCTGGATAAAGGCTATGAAGTGCATGGTATCAAGCGAAGAGCATCATCGTTTAATACTGACCGAGTTGACCACTTGTACAAAGACTTACATGAACATGAGGTTCGCTTTATTCTCCATTACGGAGACCTTACGGATACTGGAAACCTGATTCGGATTGTCCAGGAAATCCAACCTGATGAGATCTACAATCTTGGAGCCATGAGCCATGTGAAGGTCTCCTTCGAGTCTCCGGAATATACCGCCGATGCCGATGGGATTGGGACCCTGCGGCTTCTTGAGGCCATTAGGATTCTCGGCCTTGAAAAAAAGACTCGCTTCTATCAGGCTTCCACTTCGGAGCTTTATGGCCTGGTACAGGAAGTGCCGCAAAAGGAGACCACTCCTTTTTATCCCCGCTCTCCCTACGCTGCGGCCAAACTTTATTCCTACTGGATCACGGTAAATTACCGTGAAGCCTACGGTATCTATGCTTGTAACGGTATTCTCTTTAACCATGAATCCCCACGGCGGGGAGAGACATTCGTTACCCGGAAGATTACCCGCGCGGCTGCTCGAATTTCCCAGGGGTTGCAACAAAAGCTTTATCTAGGAAATCTTGATGCAAAACGGGACTGGGGCTATGCCGGGGATTATGTTGAACTGATGTGGCTGATGTTGCAGCAGGAAGAGCCGGATGATTTTGTTATGGCCACCGGCGTAACAACAGCGGTACGTGATTTCGTAAAGATGGCTTTTGCCGAGGCCGGTATCAAACTGAGGTTTGAAGGTTCCGGTGTTGATGAGAAAGGGATCGATGCAGCTAGTGGTAATGTGATAGTTGAAGTAGATCCTCGCTATTTTCGACCTACTGAAGTTGAGTTATTAATCGGTGATCCTGGTAAGGCAAAGGAAAAGCTTGGCTGGATACCGAAGGTCGATCTCCAGGAGCTTATTTGTATGATGGTGACAAAAGATTTACAGGATGCGAGGCAGGATGTCCATCTCAAGGAGGGCGGATTTACCGTAAAAGAGTATAATGAATAA
- a CDS encoding GDP-L-fucose synthase family protein — protein MNKNSKIYLAGHRGLVGSAIYRVLQKSGYTNIVTRTHKELDLTRQAETEAFFAEEKPEYVILAAAKVGGIGANPAYPAEFIYENSEIALNVIHSSYKFGVKKLLNLGSSCIYPKMAPQPLKEEYLLTGPLEVTNEAYAVAKIAAIRICKHYNQQYGTNFISAMPTNLYGPGDNYDLETSHVLPALIRKFHEAKMNGGPVILWGDGSPKREFLYSEDLAEASLFLLEHIDAEKAGEIVNVGTGEDLSIKELAKLISTIVGYKGEIRWDTTKPNGTPRKLLDVSRIHKLGWQAKTSLEKGIRKTYQHYVEPNKESA, from the coding sequence ATGAATAAGAACAGCAAAATATATCTTGCCGGACACCGTGGCCTGGTCGGTAGTGCTATCTATAGGGTTTTGCAGAAAAGTGGATATACGAATATCGTAACCCGGACACATAAAGAGCTGGATCTTACTCGGCAGGCAGAGACTGAAGCGTTCTTTGCCGAAGAGAAGCCTGAGTATGTTATCCTTGCCGCGGCCAAGGTTGGCGGAATAGGGGCCAACCCTGCCTATCCTGCCGAATTTATCTATGAGAATAGTGAGATAGCACTGAATGTTATTCATTCATCCTATAAATTCGGGGTTAAGAAGTTGCTCAATCTGGGATCATCCTGTATTTATCCCAAGATGGCTCCACAACCGTTGAAAGAAGAATATCTATTGACCGGTCCGTTGGAAGTGACCAACGAGGCCTATGCCGTTGCCAAAATCGCCGCCATTCGGATTTGCAAGCACTATAATCAGCAATATGGGACTAATTTTATTTCTGCGATGCCTACTAATCTCTATGGCCCTGGAGATAACTATGATCTTGAGACAAGCCATGTGTTGCCTGCATTAATTCGGAAATTCCACGAAGCAAAAATGAACGGAGGTCCTGTTATTCTATGGGGTGACGGCTCTCCTAAACGTGAGTTCCTCTACAGTGAAGACCTTGCGGAGGCTTCTCTATTTTTGCTGGAACATATAGATGCGGAAAAGGCAGGTGAGATTGTCAATGTCGGTACGGGCGAAGACCTCTCGATTAAAGAGCTTGCAAAGCTAATTTCGACGATCGTTGGGTACAAAGGAGAGATTCGCTGGGATACAACTAAGCCGAATGGGACTCCTCGGAAATTGCTGGATGTGTCGAGAATACATAAGCTTGGGTGGCAGGCAAAGACATCACTTGAGAAGGGGATTAGAAAAACATACCAGCATTATGTGGAGCCTAATAAGGAGTCTGCTTGA
- a CDS encoding ABC transporter ATP-binding protein, protein MKPIKSFFALHKRVHRIKSLFSRGEKIRYFIVLVVLVFTALVEMAGIGAISPLVAVASDPGLIERNRILAELYSMSGLHTHKHFILLMAVGFALLIIGKNLLSLFSLGLYTHFTEMRKHVFGYRLMEEYLSRDYLYFKHQNSSDFTRKLINEVNIVARNFLYTWLSLVSQLFIAGAIICLLFIQSWKIALLVISVLGLLFGGLFAFSKDQLRGYGKIDYDYTEKRYKLLNDAFGGIKEVKILHGEKYFTGLFRKFSFIISVNNVKKDVMSVFPKHVVETVVFSATALFVAVMVGRDIDISQSLPSFALYIMAGYKLLPTLQKVSQFLGRITISMVSLDRLYDDLKEALSVPKKIEETPRIMFDNRIRFDGVTYRYPDATENVLSNIVFDIPKNSCIGIAGFSGAGKTTVVDLLAGLLLPTEGRILVDDIPLRSNNRRSWQKNIGYVPQNIFLTDATIAENIAFGKDLNQIDLEAVKRAAQAAEIDRFIEKELPKGYLTEAGEKGIRLSGGQRQRIVIARALFRDPELLIFDEATSAMDNKTEAAIMESIHRLSAKKTIVIIAHRLTTIEHCDEILVFKEGHLAAKGRYEELATENTVFKELNALQK, encoded by the coding sequence TTGAAGCCAATTAAATCATTTTTTGCATTGCATAAAAGGGTCCATAGAATAAAATCGCTTTTTTCACGAGGCGAAAAGATTCGCTATTTCATTGTTCTCGTGGTGCTTGTATTTACGGCTCTGGTGGAAATGGCAGGGATTGGAGCGATATCTCCTCTTGTGGCGGTGGCGTCCGATCCCGGCTTAATAGAGAGAAACCGCATACTGGCAGAATTATATTCGATGAGTGGGCTCCATACCCATAAGCATTTCATTTTACTGATGGCGGTCGGATTTGCTCTTCTGATAATCGGAAAAAATTTACTTTCCCTCTTCAGCCTTGGGCTTTATACGCATTTTACCGAAATGCGTAAGCATGTGTTTGGATATAGACTGATGGAGGAGTATCTCTCTCGAGATTATCTCTATTTTAAACATCAGAATAGTTCTGATTTTACGCGTAAACTGATCAACGAAGTAAATATTGTTGCGCGGAATTTTTTATACACGTGGTTAAGCTTAGTAAGTCAGCTTTTTATTGCTGGTGCGATCATCTGTTTACTGTTTATCCAGAGTTGGAAGATTGCTCTTTTGGTCATTAGCGTGCTTGGCTTGCTTTTTGGTGGACTTTTTGCTTTCAGTAAAGATCAACTCAGAGGTTATGGAAAAATTGATTACGATTACACTGAAAAGCGTTATAAATTGCTAAACGATGCTTTCGGAGGGATTAAGGAGGTTAAAATCCTCCATGGGGAAAAATATTTCACCGGACTGTTCAGAAAATTTTCCTTTATTATTTCGGTTAACAACGTAAAGAAGGATGTGATGTCGGTTTTTCCGAAACATGTTGTTGAAACGGTGGTATTTTCTGCCACGGCCTTGTTTGTGGCCGTCATGGTCGGAAGGGATATAGATATTTCTCAGAGCCTACCCTCTTTTGCCCTTTATATTATGGCTGGCTACAAGCTCCTGCCGACGTTGCAGAAAGTTTCTCAGTTTTTGGGGCGTATTACCATAAGTATGGTAAGTCTTGATAGGTTGTATGACGACTTGAAAGAGGCATTGTCGGTACCGAAAAAAATCGAAGAGACACCGAGAATTATGTTTGACAATAGGATTCGCTTTGACGGAGTCACGTATCGCTATCCTGATGCAACCGAGAATGTGCTCTCCAATATTGTTTTCGATATCCCAAAGAATAGTTGTATCGGTATTGCCGGCTTTAGTGGTGCTGGTAAGACTACGGTTGTAGATCTTCTTGCTGGTCTGCTGTTGCCCACTGAAGGTCGGATATTGGTCGACGATATTCCGCTGCGGTCGAATAACCGGAGATCCTGGCAAAAGAATATAGGGTATGTCCCTCAAAATATATTTCTTACCGATGCAACAATTGCGGAGAATATCGCTTTTGGCAAAGATTTGAATCAGATTGATCTGGAAGCGGTGAAAAGGGCGGCGCAGGCTGCAGAAATTGATCGGTTTATAGAAAAAGAGCTTCCAAAGGGGTATCTGACAGAAGCTGGAGAAAAGGGAATACGCTTGAGCGGGGGGCAGCGCCAACGTATTGTCATTGCACGGGCGTTGTTTCGGGACCCCGAACTGCTGATCTTTGATGAGGCTACCAGTGCCATGGACAACAAAACAGAGGCGGCGATCATGGAGTCGATTCACCGTCTTTCGGCAAAGAAGACGATTGTCATTATTGCCCACCGACTTACCACTATCGAGCACTGTGATGAAATCCTGGTTTTCAAAGAGGGACACTTGGCGGCAAAGGGTCGGTATGAAGAACTGGCCACAGAAAATACTGTTTTTAAAGAATTAAATGCATTGCAAAAATAG
- a CDS encoding UDP-glucose dehydrogenase family protein, which translates to MNNIAVVGTGYVGLVTGTILSDFGHNIICVDNDEKKVSRLKNGEVPIYEPGLDPIVERNAFYGRLSFTTDTAEAVKACDVIFIAVGTPPAEDGSADLKYVEQVARQIARTMDSYKVIVDKSTVPIGTGQKVKGWIAEELAARGLDIPFDVVSNPEFLREGSAVQDFTHPDRVVIGAESEKAMEIMKEVYRVLYLNETPFVETNIETAEMIKYASNAFLAMKITYINEVANLCEKVGANVQHVASAMGRDGRISPKFLHAGPGYGGSCFPKDTLALAEIGRAAGARIELIEQTVKSNENQKKLMAKKIVDTMGGVEGKTLAILGLAFKPNTDDMRESPAITILEELAAAGASLRAYDPEAMEEAAWRLKALGDKLAFVSDEYEALQGSDAVVILTEWNQFRNLDFPRVKAALSSPFFFDLRNIYPRHLVEAEGFTYVGVGV; encoded by the coding sequence ATGAATAACATTGCAGTTGTCGGTACCGGCTATGTAGGGCTGGTGACCGGAACCATCCTGTCCGATTTCGGACACAACATCATCTGCGTAGATAACGATGAAAAAAAGGTCTCGCGGCTGAAAAACGGCGAGGTTCCCATCTACGAGCCAGGCCTCGATCCCATTGTCGAGCGCAACGCCTTTTACGGTAGGCTCTCCTTTACCACGGATACCGCCGAGGCGGTGAAAGCGTGCGATGTCATCTTCATTGCCGTGGGCACCCCCCCTGCAGAGGACGGCTCCGCCGACCTGAAGTACGTGGAGCAGGTTGCCCGCCAGATTGCCCGAACCATGGACAGCTACAAGGTCATTGTGGACAAAAGCACCGTTCCCATCGGCACCGGCCAAAAGGTAAAGGGATGGATCGCCGAGGAACTTGCCGCCCGGGGACTGGATATTCCCTTCGACGTGGTTTCAAATCCCGAGTTCCTGCGGGAGGGAAGCGCGGTTCAGGATTTTACCCATCCCGACCGGGTGGTCATCGGCGCAGAGAGCGAGAAGGCCATGGAGATCATGAAGGAGGTCTACCGGGTCCTCTATCTTAACGAAACCCCCTTTGTGGAGACCAACATCGAGACCGCCGAGATGATCAAGTACGCCTCCAACGCCTTCCTGGCCATGAAGATCACCTACATCAACGAGGTGGCAAACCTCTGCGAAAAGGTGGGCGCCAACGTTCAGCACGTTGCCTCGGCCATGGGACGGGACGGCCGCATCAGCCCCAAATTCCTCCATGCAGGCCCCGGCTACGGTGGAAGCTGTTTTCCCAAGGACACCCTTGCCCTGGCCGAGATCGGCCGGGCCGCCGGAGCCCGTATCGAGCTGATCGAACAGACGGTAAAAAGCAACGAAAATCAGAAGAAGCTGATGGCCAAAAAGATCGTGGACACCATGGGCGGAGTCGAAGGGAAAACCCTTGCCATCCTCGGTCTTGCCTTCAAACCCAACACCGACGACATGCGTGAAAGTCCCGCCATCACCATTCTCGAAGAGCTCGCCGCCGCCGGTGCATCCCTCCGCGCCTACGACCCCGAAGCCATGGAAGAGGCTGCCTGGAGGCTCAAAGCCCTGGGCGACAAGCTTGCCTTCGTTTCCGATGAGTACGAGGCCCTCCAAGGTTCCGACGCCGTGGTGATCCTTACCGAATGGAACCAGTTCCGTAACCTCGATTTTCCCCGGGTCAAGGCTGCCCTCTCTTCGCCCTTCTTTTTCGACCTGCGCAACATCTATCCCCGCCATCTGGTTGAGGCCGAAGGCTTCACCTACGTTGGGGTCGGGGTATAG
- a CDS encoding ABC transporter ATP-binding protein has product MNSIALRVEHLTKEYRLGTIGYGTLREDLQSWWARVRGKEDPNSLVTAIHHSDSEQKHFLALDDISFEVKKGDRLGIIGRNGAGKSTLLKILSRITSPTKGNIYINGRVGSLLEVGTGFHQELTGRENIYLNGAILGMKRWEIDKKLDEIVAFAGVERFIDTPVKRYSSGMFVRLGFAVAAHLEPDILIVDEVLAVGDAEFQKKAIGKMEEVSNNQGRTILFVSHNMKTITTLCNKFLWLEQGMVKDFSSNVEIINQYLRNGRVESNISFQYKESLSKPFQLMTVSIRNKKGEDALFHCDEDIHVLFDYISRRPLKGLYGHFRIFSSWGDVVWVSDTYDSEKSSLDSLPEGTGTIDIKIPRRSLSPGKYQIEFSFASKLNETGFFVDVPGIVGYFRLVDNNTRRGNDRAGFFSTILEWEKIST; this is encoded by the coding sequence ATGAATAGTATTGCACTACGAGTAGAACATTTAACCAAGGAGTATCGGTTAGGAACGATAGGATACGGAACACTGCGGGAAGACTTACAAAGCTGGTGGGCTCGAGTACGGGGAAAAGAGGATCCTAATTCCCTTGTAACGGCAATCCATCACAGTGATTCGGAACAAAAACACTTTCTTGCACTTGATGATATTTCTTTTGAAGTGAAGAAAGGTGATAGACTGGGTATTATCGGCAGGAATGGAGCAGGGAAATCCACCCTTTTGAAGATCTTGTCCCGGATTACCTCCCCGACAAAAGGAAATATATATATAAATGGACGAGTTGGTTCTTTGCTGGAAGTCGGGACGGGTTTTCATCAGGAATTAACCGGGCGTGAAAATATCTACCTTAACGGTGCTATTTTGGGAATGAAACGCTGGGAGATCGATAAAAAGCTAGATGAAATTGTTGCATTTGCAGGTGTAGAACGATTTATCGATACACCGGTGAAGCGATATTCCAGTGGAATGTTTGTTCGTTTGGGATTTGCTGTCGCGGCCCATCTGGAACCGGATATTCTCATTGTTGATGAAGTCCTTGCCGTTGGTGATGCCGAATTCCAAAAAAAAGCAATTGGGAAGATGGAAGAAGTTTCAAACAATCAGGGAAGAACGATACTCTTTGTTAGCCATAATATGAAAACAATAACAACTCTCTGTAATAAATTTTTATGGCTTGAGCAAGGCATGGTAAAAGATTTTTCATCAAATGTTGAGATTATTAATCAGTATCTCCGGAATGGACGTGTTGAGAGTAATATATCCTTTCAATATAAGGAAAGCTTATCAAAACCTTTTCAATTAATGACTGTTTCAATTAGAAATAAAAAAGGTGAAGATGCCCTTTTCCATTGTGATGAAGATATACATGTTTTGTTTGATTATATTAGTCGAAGACCTCTTAAAGGATTATATGGACATTTTAGGATATTTAGTAGTTGGGGAGATGTTGTCTGGGTTAGCGATACATATGATTCGGAAAAGAGTTCTCTTGATAGTTTGCCTGAGGGGACTGGTACAATTGATATCAAGATTCCCCGCCGGTCCTTATCGCCTGGGAAATATCAAATTGAATTTTCATTTGCATCAAAACTTAATGAAACTGGTTTTTTTGTAGATGTTCCTGGTATCGTAGGATATTTCAGATTGGTTGATAACAATACAAGAAGAGGAAATGATAGGGCTGGATTTTTTAGTACTATTTTAGAATGGGAAAAGATTTCTACGTAA
- a CDS encoding ABC transporter permease: MSSDVATEQWTTIITSEKKRFHLGLKELFNYRDLVWLFFKRDFTALYKQTILGLAWYIIQPLFTTIVFSFVFGNLAGLGTENVPSYLFYLSGIILWRFFADSLQKTSNTFLTNANLFGKVYFPRLSAPVSMVMSNIVALGIQLFLFILFYVYYLFLGMKPSLHWSFALFPVLILHIALLGTGLGLMVTSMTTKYRDLKFLVTFGLQLWMYATPIAYPLSEILEKFPKYIEWLFILNPIAFPIELFRFMLFKSNSLNWIQGGISIGMTLLFFLWGVASFNRVQQNFMDRI, encoded by the coding sequence GTGTCGAGTGATGTAGCAACTGAACAGTGGACTACTATTATAACATCGGAAAAGAAACGGTTTCATCTTGGTTTGAAGGAACTGTTCAATTATAGGGATCTGGTATGGTTGTTTTTTAAACGCGATTTTACCGCGCTCTACAAACAAACAATCTTGGGCCTTGCATGGTATATTATTCAACCGCTCTTCACCACGATTGTATTTTCTTTTGTCTTTGGGAATCTTGCCGGTCTAGGTACAGAAAATGTACCATCGTATCTCTTTTATTTGAGTGGAATTATTCTATGGCGTTTTTTTGCAGATTCTCTTCAGAAGACATCGAATACTTTTTTGACAAATGCCAATCTTTTTGGGAAGGTCTATTTCCCCCGTTTATCGGCTCCTGTTTCCATGGTAATGTCGAATATTGTGGCTCTTGGAATTCAGCTGTTTTTATTTATTCTATTTTATGTTTATTATTTATTTCTTGGGATGAAGCCATCGCTTCACTGGTCATTTGCTTTATTTCCTGTGCTTATTCTTCACATCGCGCTTTTAGGTACCGGATTGGGATTGATGGTTACCTCGATGACGACAAAATACCGTGATTTGAAGTTTCTTGTTACCTTTGGTTTGCAGCTTTGGATGTACGCAACACCGATAGCATACCCGCTGTCAGAGATACTGGAAAAATTCCCAAAGTACATTGAATGGTTGTTTATTCTCAATCCGATAGCCTTTCCTATTGAGCTTTTCAGATTCATGCTGTTCAAAAGCAATAGTTTGAACTGGATTCAGGGAGGAATCAGCATAGGTATGACTTTGTTGTTTTTTCTCTGGGGTGTTGCTAGTTTTAACCGCGTTCAGCAAAATTTTATGGACAGGATATAG
- a CDS encoding type II toxin-antitoxin system HicB family antitoxin: MEDIYSIHLKISRVENGEYLAQSEDMPGLIAQGRTVAETVEIAQDVARKLIDSYREHGDPLPVLKPISDRAELDVAIGV; encoded by the coding sequence ATGGAAGATATCTATTCGATACATCTGAAAATCTCACGGGTTGAGAACGGCGAATATCTTGCACAGTCTGAGGATATGCCCGGTCTCATTGCTCAGGGGAGAACGGTAGCAGAAACAGTTGAAATAGCCCAGGATGTTGCAAGAAAGCTTATAGATTCATATAGGGAGCATGGTGATCCGTTACCTGTACTGAAACCTATTTCTGATCGGGCAGAACTTGATGTTGCTATAGGAGTATAA